The following proteins come from a genomic window of Sardina pilchardus chromosome 1, fSarPil1.1, whole genome shotgun sequence:
- the LOC134075931 gene encoding complement C1q tumor necrosis factor-related protein 3-like, whose translation MMMPSAPSVLLLLLLACSLCGAESPVKDPETSDGDEPSQRDRREVADINCWKVALELQELRDAVSTLKGQLEEQRTEQVAFGASLGFNGNLGPFNTEITLVYKNVFANAGNAYNPATGIFTAPVKGVYYFSFSGTNHNSRPMGLRLYKNGQSMVVVYNHPFNHHRYETATNGMTLELEKGDQVYMRLYVNTWIADSENDHSTFIGHLLFTV comes from the exons ATGATGATGCCGAGTGCCCcgtctgtgctgctgctgctgctgctggcctgctCTCTGTGTGGAGCAGAGAGTCCAGTCAAGGACCCAGAGACCAGCGATGGGGACGAGCCGAGCCAGAGGGACAGACGAGAGGTGGCCGACATCAACTGCTGGAAAGTGGCgctggagctgcaggagctgcggGACGCTGTGTCCACCCTCAAGGGCcagctggaggagcagaggacAG AGCAAGTAGCGTTTGGGGCATCACTAGGATTTAATGGGAATCTGGGTCCATTCAACACTGAAATTACTCTGGTTTACAAGAACGTCTTCGCCAATGCTGGAAATGCATACAATCCAGCAACCG GTATCTTCACTGCACCAGTGAAaggagtctactacttcagcTTTTCTGGTACTAATCATAACTCCAGGCCCATGGGTCTCAGATTGTACAAGAACGGCCAGTCGATGGTTGTTGTGTACAATCATCCTTTCAATCATCACCGCTATGAGACGGCAACCAATGGGATGACCCTAGAGTTGGAGAAGGGGGATCAGGTGTACATGCGTCTCTATGTCAACACCTGGATTGCTGATAGTGAAAATGATCACAGCACTTTCATCGGCCATTTGCTGTTTACAGTGTAG